One window of Trichoderma breve strain T069 chromosome 3, whole genome shotgun sequence genomic DNA carries:
- a CDS encoding tubulin/FtsZ family, GTPase domain-containing protein — translation MRGEIIHLHVGQAGVQLGNAAWELYCLEHGLGHDGRIDPNAKDIDDPGSYDTFFTETAGGKHVPRSLFVDLDPSPIDEIRTGDYRQLFHPEMLISGKEDAANNYARGHYTVGKEMIDTVMDRIRRVTDNCHSLQGFLMFHSFGGGTGSGFGALMLERLAAEYGKKTKLEFAVYPAPQTSSSVVEPYNAVLSTHSTIENSDCTFLVDNEAVYDICRRNLDISRPSFDHLNRLIAQVVSSITSSLRFDGALNVDLNEFQTNLVPFPRIHYPLISYAPVVSAKKSSHESFKIQELTFQCFEPNNQMVVCNPQNGKYMAVALLYRGDVVTRDCTVAVAAIKAKSTFHMVDWCPTGFKVGITYQKPMSVPASEGGLAPVKRSVSMLSNTTAIAEAWSRLDYNFDLMHNKRAFVHWYVGEGMEEGEFSEAREDLAALERDYEEVAADSFDGDDTAMEY, via the exons ATGAGGGGAGAG ATCATTCATCTTCACGTCGGCCAGGCCGGTGTTCAGCTCGGTAACGCAGCTTGGGAGCT CTACTGTCTTGAGCACGGCCTCGGCCATGACGGTCGCATAGATCCCAACGCCAAGGATATCGATGATCCTGGCTCCTACGATACCTTCTTCACCGAAACCGCCGGCGGCAAGCATGTGCCTCGATCTCTCTTTGTCGACTTGGATCCGTCTCCCATCGACGAGATTCGCACGGGCGACTATCGCCAGCTGTTCCACCCAGAGATGCTGATCAGCGGAAAGGAGGATGCGGCGAACAACTATGCCCGTGGTCACTATACTGTCGGAAAGGAGATGATTGATACTGTCATGGATAGGATCCGTCGTGTTACTG ACAACTGTCACTCGCTCCAGGGATTCCTCATGTTCCACTCGTTTGGAGGCGGCACTGGATCCGGCTTTGGTGCCCTGATGCTCGAGCGCCTTGCCGCCGAGTATGGCAAGAAGACAAAGCTTGAGTTTGCTGTCTACCCTGCTCCTCAGACATCCTCTTCCGTCGTGGAACCTTACAACGCAGTCCTGTCCACCCATAGCACCATCGAGAACTCCGACTGCACTTTTCTAGTGGACAACGAGGCAGTCTATGACATTTGCCGGAGAAACCTCGACATCTCCCGCCCTTCGTTTGACCATCTCAATCGTCTCATTGCTCAAGTTGTCAGCTCTATTACTTCGTCTCTGCGATTTGACGGCGCTCTCAATGTCGACTTGAACGAGTTCCAGACCAACCTTGTTCCTTTCCCACGTATCCACTACCCTTTGATTAGCTACGCCCCTGTTGTTTCTGCAAAGAAGAGCTCTCATGAGAGCTTCAAGATTCAGGAGCTGACCTTCCAGT GTTTCGAGCCCAACAACCAGATGGTCGTCTGCAACCCCCAGAATGGCAAATACATGGCCGTTGCTCTGCTGTACCGCGGTGACGTGGTGACGCGAGACTGTACCGTTGCAgtcgccgccatcaaggccaagtcCACTTTCCACATGGTCGACTGGTGCCCTACGGGCTTCAAGGTCGGAATCACCTACCAGAAGCCCATGAGTGTTCCCGCTTCGGAGGGCGGCCTTGCTCCCGTCAAACGTTCCGTTTCTATGCTCTCCAACACCAccgccatcgccgaggcTTGGTCAAGACTGGACTACAACTTCGATCTGATGCATAACAAGCGTGCTTTTGTGCACTGGTATGTCGGTGAGGGCATGGAAGAGGGCGAGTTTTCCGAAGCTCGAGAGGACCTTGCTGCCCTGGAGAGGGACTACGAAGAGGTTGCCGCCGACTCCTTTGACGGTGATGATACCGCCATGGAATACTAG
- a CDS encoding oxidoreductase family, NAD-binding rossmann fold domain-containing protein: protein MASLQVSDDPHVKPLPRPEMSEDPPRFIIIGAGARGIGYARGIDIASNGVVAAVADPDKYRRETLGKHHIWGDSGPGEGQMFLDWRDFVEYEQKRRQRVANGESNVPKGVDGAFVCVQDQMHREVVVGLAPLGLHIMCEKPLAPSLEDCLDIYKSLKPQLKNNVFSIGHVLRYSPHNMMLRKLLVEDKVIGDINSVVHTEPVGWWHFTHSYVRGNWRNSATSGPSLLTKCCHDVDLILWLLCSPEKAGEGEAHLPDFVSSTGGLQYFKKSRKPAAAGSATNCMTCPLGDSGCKYSAKNVYLSANCEGVGTGNTDWPVTTVVHDIEDYKTIDERKKAITKVLEDDWDESTPKDEVSSRNWFGRCVYEADNNVCDDQFVTITWPESVKPAKRVTIQMVAQTKKQCYRFSYFYGEHGEIYTDSEKIIVEDFATKKTTVYTPHMEHKGHGGGDLGLTRQFVLACDRVKNHGWEAEKAQNEFVGCTVEEVIRSHAMVFAAEEARVSNTVVSWPQFWEKATKE from the coding sequence ATGGCCTCGCTCCAGGTCTCCGATGACCCCCATGTCAAGCCCCTTCCGAGGCCTGAAATGTCGGAAGACCCTCCtcgcttcatcatcatcggcgccggAGCTCGAGGAATCGGTTATGCCAGGGGTATTGATATTGCCAGCAACGGCGTTGTTGCCGCCGTAGCTGATCCCGACAAGTACAGGCGGGAGACGCTTGGGAAGCATCACATCTGGGGCGACAGCGGCCCTGGTGAAGGCCAGATGTTCCTAGACTGGCGCGATTTCGTCGAATACGAGCAGAAGCGGCGCCAGCGAGTTGCCAACGGAGAAAGCAACGTCCCAAAGGGCGTTGACGGCGCCTTTGTCTGCGTCCAAGATCAGATGCACCGAGAGGTGGTCGTTGGCTTGGCACCCCTGGGCCTCCATATCATGTGCGAGAAGCCGCTTGCACCATCACTCGAAGACTGTCTCGATATATACAAGTCTCTCAAACCTCAGCTGAAAAACAACGTCTTTTCCATTGGTCACGTCCTAAGATATAGCCCTCACAACATGATGCTGAGGAAACTGCTTGTCGAGGATAAAGTCATTGGCGACATCAACAGCGTCGTCCACACAGAGCCCGTTGGGTGGTGGCACTTTACACACTCGTACGTGCGAGGCAACTGGAGAAACTCAGCCACTTCAGGGCCGTCGCTACTGACCAAGTGCTGCCACGATGTCGACCTCATCCTGTGGCTTCTCTGCTCTCCGGAAAAGGCtggagagggcgaggctCATCTTCCCGACTTTGTCTCGTCCACTGGAGGATTGCAGTACTTCAAGAAGAGTCGCAagcctgctgccgctggcTCAGCCACCAACTGCATGACTTGTCCCCTCGGCGACTCTGGCTGCAAGTATTCCGCCAAGAATGTATATCTGAGTGCCAACTGCGAGGGAGTTGGGACTGGCAATACTGACTGGCCCGTCACCACCGTCGTGCACGACATTGAAGACTACAAAACCATTGACGAGCGCAAAAAGGCAATCACCAAGGTTCTAGAGGACGACTGGGACGAGTCAACCCCCAAGGACGAAGTCAGCTCGCGCAATTGGTTCGGCCGATGCGTCTATGAAGCAGACAACAACGTGTGTGACGACCAGTTTGTCACCATCACGTGGCCTGAGTCCGTCAAGCCCGCCAAACGTGTCACCATCCAGATGGTGGCTCAAACCAAAAAGCAGTGCTATCGCTTTTCCTACTTTTACGGCGAGCATGGCGAGATTTACACCGATTCTGAAAAGATTATCGTGGAGGACTTTGCCACGAAAAAGACCACCGTCTACACGCCGCACATGGAGCACAAGGGCCACGGCGGTGGCGACCTGGGCCTCACGAGGCAGTTTGTCCTGGCTTGCGATCGCGTCAAGAACCACGGATGGGAGGCTGAAAAGGCCCAAAATGAGTTTGTCGGCTGCACTGTGGAAGAAGTGATTCGCAGCCACGCAATGGTCTTTGCCGCTGAAGAGGCTCGTGTGAGTAATACTGTTGTCAGCTGGCCGCAATTCTGGGAGAAGGCCACCAAGGAGTAA
- a CDS encoding SET domain-containing protein, translating to MSQSESFMATRPLENIRLQVKPSRGPPAHSSNVHGQNSLKNQGIRIVHAARPEGSGPTNQATGANFYLPYVSNSLAVKIKHTRTSRGRGVFTTQSFPAGHRILREGAIFSCLHPSQADDPEWRRAVVDRWRWLAVLDQRWFKDHFPQIQYMPLGTLELTPHEAKKFLCFVLEYAFSNPQRNRINIYPFASHINHACDKCANAEFWIQAEAPDRITVRLVRNVRKGQEIFINYNRPSGNTFGCAVCGARDGETSRFRQFWQGIRRRAHGVWSYQSEPEPEPISTQPQPVPVTGDIVDSATTEAPEDAVGISQSTVHPATVAASRDGKTTRDPKALIETVTPVGEANSPETHNSFQRWASARWASLRKSMR from the coding sequence ATGTCTCAATCAgagagcttcatggccaCCCGTCCCTTGGAAAACATCAGATTACAGGTGAAGCCAAGTCGAGGCCCTCCTGCTCACTCTTCCAATGTGCACGGGCAAAACAGCTTGAAAAATCAGGGGATACGAATCGTTCACGCGGCTCGCCCAGAGGGTAGCGGACCAACTAACCAGGCGACTGGAGCCAATTTTTATCTCCCATACGTGTCCAATTCACTTGCCGTCAAAATCAAGCACACGAGGACTTCACGTGGACGTGGCGTTTTTACTACTCAGAGCTTTCCAGCAGGTCACAGAATCCTGCGTGAGGGAGCAATCTTCAGCTGTCTTCATCCATCGCAGGCAGATGACCCCGAATGGAGGAGGGCAGTTGTTGATCGTTGGCGCTGGCTCGCGGTGCTGGACCAAAGGTGGTTCAAGGATCACTTCCCCCAGATACAATATATGCCATTGGGAACGCTAGAGCTCACGCCACATGAGGCCAAAAAATTTCTCTGCTTCGTTTTGGAGTACGCTTTCAGCAATCCCCAGCGAAACAGGATAAACATCTACCCCTTTGCGTCTCACATAAACCACGCGTGTGACAAGTGCGCCAATGCTGAATTCTGGATCCAAGCAGAGGCACCGGACAGGATCACCGTCAGACTTGTCAGGAATGTGAGGAAGGGCCAGGAAATATTCATCAACTATAACAGACCTTCGGGCAATACGTTTGGTTGTGCCGTCTGCGGCGCTCGGGATGGGGAGACATCTCGCTTTAGACAATTCTGGCAGGGGATACGTCGCCGGGCTCACGGAGTTTGGTCATATCAGAGTGAGCCCGAGCCGGAGCCTATTTCgactcagcctcagcctgTTCCTGTCACAGGAGACATCGTGGATTCAGCAACGACTGAGGCTCcagaagatgctgttggtATCTCACAAAGCACCGTGCATCCAGCGACTGTCGCAGCCTCAAGAGACGGGAAGACTACAAGAGATCCTAAGGCTCTAATAGAGACGGTAACCCCGGTAGGCGAAGCCAACTCACCCGAGACTCATAATTCATTTCAGCGATGGGCTTCGGCTCGGTGGGCCTCACTCCGCAAAAGCATGAGATGA
- a CDS encoding ribosomal protein s19 domain-containing protein: MADEYNAEEAAEIKKRRTFRKFSYRGIDLDNLLDLSSDQLRDVVHARARRRINRGLKRRPMGLIKKLRKAKQEAKPNEKPDLVKTHLRDMIVVPEMIGSVIGIYSGKEFNQVEIKPEMVGHYLGEFSISYKPVKHGRPGIGATHSSRFIPLK; this comes from the exons ATGGCTGACGAATAC AACGCCGAGGAGGCCGCtgagatcaagaagagaagaaccTTCCGCAAGTTCTCTTACCGAGGAATCGACCTTGACAA CCTCCTCGACCTCTCCTCTGACCAGCTCCGAGATGTCGTCCACGCCCGTGCCCGCAGAAGGATCAACCGCGGCCTGAAGCGCCGCCCCATGGGcctcatcaagaagctccgAAAGGCCAAGCAGGAGGCCAAGCCCAACGAGAAGCCCGACCTCGTCAAGACCCACCTCCGAGACATGATTGTCGTCCCCGAGATGATTGGAAGCGTCATTGGTATCTACTCCGGCAAGGAGTTCAACCAGGTCGAGATCAAGCCTGAAATGGTTGGCCACTACCTGGGTGAATTCTCTATCTCATA CAAGCCTGTCAAGCACGGTCGACCTGGTATCGGTGCCACTCACTCTTCTCGTTTCATTCCCCTCAAATAA
- a CDS encoding exonuclease domain-containing protein — translation MPGSELSHASATDDALVWIDCEMTGLNPDTEEILEIYCILTTGSLDIIDPEGFHAVIHWPASRLDQMDEWCTNTHGNSGLTAAVIASDTTPAQAAEGLYRYITKFIPKPRTALLAGNSVHADRAFLRKEPYGRVMEHLHYRILDVSSIKEAARRWSPQLLSRAPAKKGSHKARDDILESIEEARYYREAIFGGASGVIR, via the exons ATGCCGGGTTCCGAGTTAAGTCATGCCTCGGCGACGGACGATGCCTTGGTCTGGATCGACTGTGAG ATGACGGGCTTGAACCCCGACACCGAGGAGATTCTGGAAATTTACTGCATCTTGACGACGGGAAGcctcgacatcatcgaccCCGAGGGCTTCCACGCCGTCATCCACTGGCCGGCCTCTCGCCTGGACCAGATGGACGAGTGGTGCACAAACACGCACGGCAACTCAGGCCTGACGGCAGCCGTGATAGCCTCAGACACCACTCCGGCCCAGGCAGCCGAGGGTCTGTACCGCTACATCACAAAGTTCATCCCCAAGCCGCGGACGGCGTTGCTGGCCGGCAACAGCGTGCACGCCGACAGGGCCTTTCTGCGAAAGGAGCCGTACGGCAGGGTCATGGAGCACCTGCACTACCGCATCCTGGACGTGAGCTCGATCAAGGAGGCTGCTCGACGGTGGAGCCCGCAGCTTCTGTCGCGGGCGCCGGCGAAGAAGGGGAGCCACAAGGCGAGGGACGACATCCTGGAGAGCATCGAGGAAGCCCGGTACTATAGGGAGGCCATCTTTGGGGGAGCATCAGGTGTCATCAGGTAG
- a CDS encoding RNA recognition motif domain-containing protein, with translation MAKSKNALAVASKAIDPTLDALFASSAGPVTVPSQPRVGAPPVKKSSSAAKSNEEDGDDQGDDEVLSEISEELDYGDDDEEEAGDDSAEDEDGQDGNDGDAMSVTMEAAETEEKINGLEEAKPKRERKRKRKQDNDDLEGKYLAKLADDEAEPSGKRLKGGEEDAQDGAKEDGEDEVPVHESLTQESKQSEVEKAARTVFLGNVATEAISSKSAKKELMKHLSSVLDKDASPPQKVESLRFRSVAFSTGSMPKRAAYITKALMDATTKSTNAYAVFSTPAAARKVVAELNGTEILGRHIRVDSVAHPSPMNHRNCVFVGNLGFVDDETVLNRKADGKVENVRVVRDSKTRVGKGFAYVQFYDANDVEAALLLNGKKFPPMLPRSLRVTRAKDPRKTAQAVERARSKADVADGTSRSTKYKPKATPEEQAAAGRTRKLLGRSAAAKQRRPGRRSFASAAKDGEAAADGIKTPEAIIFEGRRASSKDGLPKDLKMGKKNKKKAGRPMRPQNRSAKRAAAWKKK, from the exons ATGGCCAAATC AAAAAATGCGCTGGCCGTGGCGTCCAAGGCCATTGACCCCACGCTCGATGCTCTGTTCGCATCCAGT GCTGGCCCTGTAACTGTTCCCTCACAACCTCGAGTAGGAGCACCGCcagtgaagaagagctcaagCGCCGCCAAATcaaacgaagaagacggcgacgaccAGGGCGACGATGAGGTGCTCTCTGAAATCAGCGAGGAGTTGGACTatggcgacgatgacgaagaagaagcaggcgATGACAGtgccgaggatgaagatggccaagacggcaatGATGGGGATGCCATGTCGGTGACAATGGAGGCGGCTgagacagaagagaaaatcaACGGCctcgaagaagccaagccgAAGCGCGAGAGAAAACGTAAGAGAAAGCAGGACAACGACGACCTTGAAGGGAAATATCTGGCCAAGCTtgcagatgatgaggctGAACCATCTGGCAAGCGCCTGAAGGGAGGTGAAGAGGATGCCCAGGATGGCGCCAAAGAGGACGGTGAGGACGAGGTGCCCGTCCACGAGTCCCTCACGCAAGAAAGCAAGCAATCCGAGGTTGAGAAGGCTGCTCGGACTGTTTTCCTGGGCAATGTTGCCACAGAGGCCATTTCATCCAAGTCAGCCAAGAAAGAGCTGATGAAGCATCTCTCTTCAGTCCTCGACAAGGATGCCTCGCCGCCGCAAAAGGTAGAGTCTCTGCGCTTCCGGTCCGTGGCCTTTTCTACCGGCTCAATGCCCAAACGAGCGGCCTACATTACCAAAGCCTTGATGGATGCCACCACCAAATCCACAAACGCATATGCAGTCTTTTCAACTCCCGCGGCAGCTCGGAAAGTCGTCGCAGAGCTCAACGGAACTGAAATCCTTGGCCGTCACATCCGGGTGGACAGTGTTGCACACCCAAGCCCAATGAATCATCGCAACTGCGTATTTGTTGGAAACCTGGGctttgtcgacgacgagactGTTTTGAACAGAAAAGCCGACG GCAAGGTTGAGAACGTTCGTGTTGTGCGTGACTCCAAGACCAGAGTGGGCAAGGGATTTGCATACGTGCAGTTTTAT GACGCCAATGATGTAGaggcagctcttcttctcaacgGGAAAAAGTTTCCCCCCATGCTTCCCCGTTCACTCCGTGTAACGAGGGCAAAGGATCCGCGCAAGACAGCTCAGGCTGTCGAACGGGCCAGGTCCAAGGCAGATGTGGCCGATGGCACTAGCCGCAGCACAAAGTACAAGCCCAAGGCAACTCCAGAGGAGCAGGCCGCCGCCGGACGAACCCGCAAATTGCTGGGTCGGTCTGCGGCTGCGAAACAGCGACGTCCCGGCAGGAGGTCGTTTGCATCGGCGGCAAAGGACGGTGAGGCGGCAGCAGACGGAATCAAGACTCCGGAGGCCATCATTTTCGAGGGCCGTAGAGCATCGTCCAAAGACGGGCTTCCCAAGGACCTCAAAATGGgcaagaaaaataagaagaaggcgggcaGGCCAATGAGACCGCAGAACCGCAGCGCTAAACGGGCTGCggcatggaagaagaagtga